The window ttggaGCTTTTCCTCTCTTGCTACCTTTCTAATATAAGTTTGTGATTCTGTTTAAGACTATTATTGTGGTTTATGCATGCAAGTGAGAAACACTACTGAATATAATAACCACAAAATTCTtcaggaaaattaaaatatcagaaataggcagacagaaaatattatttCCCAGGATGAATGTGTTGGTTGGAAAACATCTTTAGGTCTGATATCTATGCCTGAAAATAAATGGAACATGTCTGTATTTACATTACTGATTCATCAGTCTCCACAACAGACACCTGAACATATTTTTTCCAATGGATTATCTTTCTGATCACATCAGGCAGATTCATGCTGACTGAGTCTTCTTATCTTTTAATTGCTTGGGGACCCTCAGGCGACAAGAGCAACCCTACAACATCACCCtttgtctgacacacacacacacacatgcacacacaacaggcCACCAAGTTTTACAACTGTCCTGCCTCAGGCCATAGGACAGACATGGGTACCTAAATTAATCATCTGAACTCCTCACACAGTCtaaggaggggtggggggctgaCTCTACTAGTGATGGGTTGACTGGAAAgaactgtgtgtgaatgtcctttctttgtgtgtgtgtgtgtgtgtgtgtgtaagagacaGGCAGTCATGCTAGGGACTGTTTAATTAAGGAAAAAAGGGAGGTCaacgaagaagaaaaaaaatacgAAAGACAGGAGCACAAAGCTGCATTCCCAGCCCTGTTTGCACTCAGGATGCAGGCTTTAATTATGTTTGATGTGCCTTTTTCTCATTACCTTGTTTGCTCGAGCGTTATGGGAGTCAAAAGCAAAAGATCGACGCGGTAAAACCTTGAAACGCAGCCGCCAGCACAATTCAGCAGTGAGCATTAGATAAGCTGATAGCGCATCCTGTTTACTGCACCCTGAATGCAGTCTAATCTTTGAACAAGCTCTTGTTACAATATTGTATGACAGTGTGGTCATAATGGAGAGCCAGCTTCCTATTATCTCCATTCATTGTGAAACTACAGTTGATGGGGGGGCTCCATAATAACACGAGTTTATACGAGCTTTAGCATCCTTTGAAACTGTAATAGGAGTAAAATATCCTCTCTACTCCCAGGCTTAACAACAGCACCTGAAACACTTTGTTGTCAAAGTATTCGTGACTGTATCAAGTGCTGAGACACAGTCCTAATCCTTAACTTAGCCTACCTCAGTCACAATGGGTCCATTGAGGCCGAAGCGATCTGCGATCATCATGTGGATCTGCCTCTGGCGGTCCTTCTTTCGGACACTCTCGTAGGAGGGGAGCCTCGGCAGGGGGGTCTCCAGTGTTGGCAGGCTGTAGCTGGAGGGCACACCGATGTAGAACAGCTGACCTGCCTGCTGAAACACACGCACAGGCCCAAACACATAGTGACAGATATGTGGGACTGAAAAACAGAGGTTTTGATGTGCTGATGATTTGTGAAGAGTGATTCAAAATATACCCCATCACTGAACTGTCAGACAGTAAGCTGCAGTCACTGAAACATTCACTTCAGAGCCCGATCGACCCACTGATGTGTGTactgtgcactgtgtgttcaaagagggagctgagaggATGTCTAtttactgcagcagcacacacagggaGGAAGCTGATGCTTTGCGTGGCTGATAGCAGATTTTGCCAGTGCAATAATAGGCTCTCTCACCTGAGCGTTGCTGCCATCCATGATCTGAGTCTGCTCGAGACAAGGAGATCCCACCAGAGTCTGCCTGCTGCTGTAGTACTGAGGAGGAGCATCCTGTAAAACAGGTAACAATGGCTGTCACAAGAGTGTCTCAGAGAGCAGAGCCTTAGTTattctttaaaccatttctgttaATCAGTTTATATTTTAATCAAATGCTCTACATGGTGGTTCGTTGTCGCTCTGCTGCAATTAGTCAGAAATCCACTCATTTCAGCCCAATTGACCAATTTTCATGCCTTGTTTATTCACTGTAGACACTGGCTGGTTTGGCAATACCATAAATTATCTTATCAATAAGACAAACACCCTCCGATTTCCGTGCCTCCTCCCTGTCCCACCCCCTGTAAAACAAGACCTGTCAGAGTCTCACTGTATGAGGTGCAGGAATCCTGAAAAAAGGCTGCCAGGAAAACAAGGTAATTGCCTTGGGTCTAAATGAGTCCCCTTTGTGTGCAGGACAATGTGGTGTCCTACTGTGTCATCAGGGTCCCTAGGCAACAAACCACACCGTGTGGTCTTTgctctctcttccctttgtAACTGCAGCAGGTACCGCTTAACGAGCGCGCTCCAATACACATTATGGCCTCGTATGTCATTTGAGACGGCATTACAACAAAGTCAATTTGTTGCCTGACTGAGATTTAAATCCAGCATGAGGATAAGAAATATCGGGACAATATTTGTCCTTATCACTAAGGAGATTTCCTCAGACTAAAAGGCAACACAACTGGGAGTTCAGCGTGCAGCAACACTGAGTAGTATTGAAAACTCAATACACAATATTTCAGTACTACTACTTCAGTAGTATTGAAATATCAGATTTATCATTTTCCCAGGCCAGTTAGACAATGACATCACTCACGCTAAAAGTGACGCACTCTACCGACCTTTGCCATAACCCTCACATCAttttagagacagagagagacacaacaCCAAAAGGTGATGTCAAAGGTCACTTTCCCTCACTGGTTAGTACTTTTAAGAACCAAAAAAAAGGTCctcaggaaagaggaaaaaaagaagacttgTCCTTTTGTCTCCTGCCATTGATTCAGCCAGTGTGAAAAAGCACAACCGTGTAAAATCAGTGTTGAAGTCGGGGGAGGAACCCAGCGGCAGTGTGCCTCTTTCACGGCCGCAAACCTAAAGGAGATCCATTGTCCCTCTTGTGTCCCCAACACCCACAGTGGGGTCTGCCCACTATTCATGGTGCAAACTGAAGCAGGGAAAGGTATGTGACTATGAAGTTGAAGACATGAAATGTCCCACAGCAACACAATgaaagagtgtttgtgtgcacgttCCTCTCTGGGAATGACTTCACTTTCCGTCTCcatgtaatgaaaaacatttctcaatCATATTCATCAGTTACATATTCAGGAACAATATCTGCCAACTAAATAAGTCTACAGTAAGAGTGCAGGCTCTGGCATTCACTGACACGATAGTATCATGTCTTATCAGCCGCTCTGTGAATGAATACAGCTGTAACCGCAGGTCAGTACGAACCAGTTTGTACCAGTGAAACACTGTGTTAGTTCCTTAAACGGGACAACAAATCTTCTCCAGTAAAACCACGACTGAGCAGAACTTCCTGTCCATTAGGAGGAGGGGGGTGTGAGTTGTGTCTCTGCAATCCGAAGATAACTCTCAAACTTCACCCCTGGGACTCACAGGGGTGAGAAACAAgtcaggaagaggaagcagagagactGGGCGACCAATGAAAGGTTACCTCAGTGGTGTGTTTACATTTCCTTTTCACCTCATCCTGGACCGTTGCctttacacacactcaaacagttATCAGTTATCTGGCCTCTGTAAACAACTGGATtaataatgatataaaatgCCACATGCTCACTTAAAAACCTAAAAGATTGGATTGTTTTGCTTAACCTGCTGTGCCTGATGTTAGAGGTAAAATCTGATTTGTAATGATTTCATTACACTGGTGCTGAACTAGCCTCAATATGCATGCTAAGTGCTAATTCTGTCCAATTCCATTAGAGCTACCGTGATGCTCAGAGATATCTCTGGAGGGCAGCTAATTTAACTGAAGCAAATCCATTGCCTGACAGTGATCATATCAAGTTTATTCTGGTCCTTTTCCCACAGACTTGCAAATTGAATCTGATAGCTACTTCTTTATGTTGGTACAATGGGTGCACGCAGTGTGTTTGAGCCCggatcctctctctctctctccctgtttaaAACTGAACATACGGGTCACTttaaacaagaaagaaaactcaGCACAAAGATCATTTTCTCTATCTTTTTCTCTAAGGGCTCACCATATCTGCATGTGTCCCCTGGCAGGAGCGGAGCTTGCAGCACTGAGGATCCTTACGGTAAATTATGGACAGAAGCACCACGATAACCACAAAGAACACCAGGGAAgacactgcagaggagaaacaaatgTTTGGTGATCAGAGCTAAACAGACAATGTGTCTGAGTCATGTAAAACACCCTGTTGCTCAACTTGCAAAAAAACAGTGTCTGGAaagttttaacagtttaaatCTGTCACTTCTGTAAAGTTCAGCAAATGAAATACAAGCTCATTCACTTTGAACACTTGACTGACAGTCTGTCTTTACAGTTTGGACACTTACAGGTGTAACTGCTCCGCTTTGCTCTatcaaaaacaatgacagcttGAAAATAAGACTTGACGAACTAATTCTGTCACTGTATTACGTTCTGAGCTTTGAGTGGCAATTGGATTagctgctgtctgtctactgtcCCTACATGTGCAAGATGGGAAAGAAAGAAGTGATCAAAAACGATCATTCTCATAATGCTGCAATGTGGCAACATTAAGTGCCAACACTCAGCaagaagaaaagtaaacatCTGTTGgattttatcattaaaattacttattttctttggtgttttttttcaaCGTTTATGAGAGTTTAAAGGTTTCACTTACAGGATGCAGCAACCACTGTGAGTTGATCGGATGTCAGCTGTGAGGAGGGAATGGTTGGACTTGCAGTAGTGGACATTTCCTCTGTGTAGACTGTTAGTGTTCCCTTCAGAAATCCTCCTAAACTCGTCAGACTCAACGCAAAGGCTCTCATCTTATATACCgaagaaaaagaacaggagACTGACTCTTCCTCATCGTCTGTTTGCTCCCGGACAGAGTGCTCACATGCGCTCGGCAGGTCGGACCAAACTGTGCACTCGGTGTCCACGGCACAGCGTGTGTGTGGGGAGCCAGAGGAGGCGCACTGAGAAGCTCTCCTCTCGGCGGCGTGACGTCGCTCTGCCTCTGCTTCATAGGCTGACACGGAGCAGCAGCCTCTAAAGCCAGCAAACTTATTACTTAGGCTGATTGGCAtggatttatatatttatttttaacaaaaaacgTGCGTAAAAGAGATTTCTTACTTGAGAGGGAAGGTTCCAAAATGATTGAAGGTCCAGCTTAATTTCGACATGTAGTCGATATTCCTTATTATATCGGGACTAGGAAACAGTCCGATTATGTtcaaaaagcaggaaaatacTGCTTCCTCCGCCGCCtataattaatccatccagACCAGTAGGTTAACTCGCTGGATGTCTGAGCTGGACTCCCGTCGCCCAGGAGACCGGGGCTGATTTCTATacagacaaagaacagaaatgTAGCATTAGTATTCATGGAGGGAAATATGGACTAAAGAGATCTGGTCTAAAATTAGAGGACATGCTGTGAGAAATGTCTCCGAATTTCGTTTTAATCAGAGGTGGCCGTGACCTTGATCTTCCACAGAGGCAGTCAAATTCATGTGAAGATGCACTGATAGACttgatgatgaaaaatatacataaagattttttaaaatactttttgtaAACGATTAAGTTTAAGTAATGTGGATGATCAATTAAGCAAAATGTAGGGGACttctgtaaaaaacaaacaaacaaaaaaaaccatcCAATAAGATAACATCAAATGTGGGCTAAATTATTTTTGCAGACTTTGGAGAGTGAAAGCGtttgaaaacactgcagggtTGAAGAGATAAAAAGATTCAGAATTTCATGAGAAAATGGGAAGAATATACATTGCTTTGTGTAACAAAGTATCAGACGATCCCCTGCAGGGTCCTGATTTGTTGGGAAACTCAAAGTTAAATTGTTGGGCTTTTCAGTTTAGcaactcttttctctttggACTTCTGTCTCACAATACTATGGacataaacattaacatttcaagTTTGCAAATGTCAGACTCAGGTTGTCTGAGGACCAGgggtgaaaaataaagaaaaatggaggGTAAGGTTGTTGATCAGAATctgaatttctttatttatccccaaggggaaattctttaaacaTACTGTCCCATGTGATGTGCTCATGACAGTTGCAAACCCGGGCTAAGAtacaaattgttttaaaatatgaatttgatTTAAACTATAACTACTACACTTACGTAATAATGACACACAGGGAACTGTTAAGTATTTCACCCaactcatttttaaatatgtcagCCTCCCTAGAGGTCACAATTTTATCTTTCCTATCTACCCAAGAAGGCGCATTTGCAGTGTGATTTCTCACAAAAATCTTCttcacatattttatgtttgcaCTCACACATTTATATTGCAACTGCTGCACAAAAAATTCTGTGGGGTAAATAAAGTGATCTTATCTTCTGTAGAGAATGAAAGAGTTCAGAAATATTACATCACTAGAAAAAAGCTTCAAGGGTTTTTCTTAGTTATGATTTATTCATGAATCTACGAAACATGTTAAATCCAAGAGATATTAAAGTAAGAATGTTTTCTTCAAAAAGCggagaaaatgtttcaaattaGTTATCTTggcaacacagtgtgtgttttttagagACTGAAATCTTTGACATTGTACGAGTTTTGTAGCAGACATGTAAA of the Scatophagus argus isolate fScaArg1 chromosome 16, fScaArg1.pri, whole genome shotgun sequence genome contains:
- the LOC124073899 gene encoding uncharacterized protein LOC124073899 isoform X1; the protein is MPISLSNKFAGFRGCCSVSAYEAEAERRHAAERRASQCASSGSPHTRCAVDTECTVWSDLPSACEHSVREQTDDEEESVSCSFSSVYKMRAFALSLTSLGGFLKGTLTVYTEEMSTTASPTIPSSQLTSDQLTVVAASLSSLVFFVVIVVLLSIIYRKDPQCCKLRSCQGTHADMDAPPQYYSSRQTLVGSPCLEQTQIMDGSNAQQAGQLFYIGVPSSYSLPTLETPLPRLPSYESVRKKDRQRQIHMMIADRFGLNGPIVTEPPPTYEESIRQSMELPYNILSSSLDVSPPQGIYTSSGPDTPHPVSSDPDSAVLPV
- the LOC124073899 gene encoding uncharacterized protein LOC124073899 isoform X2, producing the protein MPISLSNKFAGFRGCCSVSAYEAEAERRHAAERRASQCASSGSPHTRCAVDTECTVWSDLPSACEHSVREQTDDEEESVSCSFSSVYKMRAFALSLTSLGGFLKGTLTVYTEEMSTTASPTIPSSQLTSDQLTVVAASLSSLVFFVVIVVLLSIIYRKDPQCCKLRSCQGTHADMDAPPQYYSSRQTLVGSPCLEQTQIMDGSNAQAGQLFYIGVPSSYSLPTLETPLPRLPSYESVRKKDRQRQIHMMIADRFGLNGPIVTEPPPTYEESIRQSMELPYNILSSSLDVSPPQGIYTSSGPDTPHPVSSDPDSAVLPV